A single Vigna radiata var. radiata cultivar VC1973A chromosome 8, Vradiata_ver6, whole genome shotgun sequence DNA region contains:
- the LOC106771228 gene encoding zinc finger protein CONSTANS-LIKE 16 yields MSTAKNAANAVGAKTARACDSCITKRARWYCAADDAFLCQACDSSVHSANPLARRHERVRLKTASYKSTDEQQQQPPTWPTKKARTPRHGKHSRSNNPFHLVPEVGSEEVNSHDENEEQLLYRVPIFEPFVAELCGNNSSSPSSVTSTDQGVAAAVAEAENKGVESNVFYHGNNEMENLHGMLPSDAELAEFAADVENLLGRGLENECVGMEDLGLIDAKEEECSVGSGEVKVEEEENPEMEMEMEMVGRDVSFEFSFDYDTCEEVKEKICDLELGKEKGNEEELRENDETKKKKISLQLDYEAVIIAWASQKSPWTTPDKPNLDPDQCWHECIESYGRGIHDPYGEVGGFGIHPVIIDGGREARVSRYREKRRTRLFSKKIRYEVRKLNAEKRPRMKGRFVKRASFPPSTFPLLNH; encoded by the exons ATGAGTACAGCAAAGAACGCGGCAAACGCGGTTGGAGCCAAAACCGCGAGAGCATGCGACAGCTGCATAACCAAGCGGGCACGTTGGTACTGTGCTGCCGATGATGCTTTTCTCTGCCAAGCTTGTGACTCTTCGGTTCACTCCGCCAATCCTTTGGCTCGCCGACACGAAAGAGTCCGCTTGAAAACGGCGTCCTACAAGTCCACCGacgaacaacaacaacaacctccCACGTGGCCCACTAAGAAAGCTCGAACACCCAGACACGGGAAACACTCTCGTAGCAACAACCCCTTCCATCTTGTCCCGGAAGTGGGTTCCGAAGAGGTGAATTCCCATGACGAGAACGAGGAGCAGCTTCTTTACAGGGTCCCCATATTCGAACCTTTTGTTGCCGAGCTATGTGGGAATAACAGCTCTTCTCCTTCTTCGGTGACTTCAACTGATCAAGGAGTAGCAGCTGCTGTGGCCGAAGCCGAAAACAAAGGGGTTGAGAGCAATGTTTTTTATCACGGTAATAATGAGATGGAAAACTTGCACGGGATGCTTCCTTCCGATGCAGAACTTGCCGAGTTTGCGGCTGATGTTGAGAATTTACTGGGTAGGGGGCTTGAAAACGAGTGTGTGGGGATGGAGGATCTGGGACTGATTGATGCGAAGGAGGAGGAGTGTTCGGTGGGTAGTGGGGAGGTgaaggtggaagaagaagagaaccCTGAGATGGAGATGGAGATGGAGATGGTGGGAAGAGATGTATCGTTTGAGTTTAGCTTTGATTACGATACGTGTGAAGAGGTGAAGGAGAAGATTTGCGATTTGGAATTGGGGAAGGAGAAGGGGAATGAAGAAGAACTGAGAGAGAATGATGAGacgaaaaagaagaagatatcGTTGCAGCTTGATTACGAGGCAGTGATTATCGCCTGGGCTAGCCAAAAATCTCCCTGGACCACTCCTGACAAGCCAAACTTGGACCCCGACCAGTGCTGGCACGAATGCATC GAAAGTTATGGAAGGGGAATTCATGATCCTTATGGTGAAGTGGGTGGATTTGGGATTCATCCAGTGATAATTGACGGAGGCAGAGAGGCGAGAGTGTCAAGGTACAGAGAAAAGCGGCGAACAAGGTTGTTCTCTAAGAAAATAAGGTACGAGGTTAGGAAATTGAATGCAGAGAAGAGACCCAGAATGAAGGGGAGGTTTGTCAAGAGAGCTTCCTTTCCACCATCAACATTTCCCTTGCTAAATCATTAA
- the LOC106772353 gene encoding 3-ketoacyl-CoA synthase 6, which produces MPPVLPDFSNSVKLKYVKLGYQYLVNHILTLTLIPIIIAISVEVLRLGPDEILSLWNSLHFDLLQILCSSFLIIFIATVYFMSKPRTIYLVDYACFKPPVTCRVPFATFMEHSRLILKNNPKSVEFQMRILERSGLGEETCLPPAIHYIPPKPTMEAARGEAELVIFSAMESLFAKTGLKPKDIDILIVNCSLFSPTPSLSAMVINKFKLRSNIKSFNLSGMGCSAGLISIDMARDLLQVHPNSNAVVVSTEIITPNYYQGNERAMLLPNCLFRMGGAAILLSNRRSERRRAKYRLVHVVRTHKGADDKAYRCVFEEEDKEGKVGISLQKDLMAIAGEALKSNITTMGPLVLPASEQLLFLLTLIGRKIFNPKWKPYIPDFKQAFEHFCIHAGGRAVIDELQKNLQLSTEHVEASRMTLHRFGNTSSSSLWYELNYIESKGRMKRGDRVWQIAFGSGFKCNSAVWKCNRNIKTPVDGPWSDCIDRYPVHIPEIVKL; this is translated from the coding sequence ATGCCTCCAGTGTTGCCGGATTTCTCCAACTCTGTCAAGCTCAAGTATGTCAAACTTGGCTACCAATACCTCGTCAACCACATTCTCACCCTCACTCTCATTCCCATCATCATTGCCATCTCCGTTGAGGTTCTACGTTTGGGCCCCGACGAGATCCTCTCCCTTTGGAACTCCCTCCACTTCGATCTCCTCCAAATCCTCTGCTCCTCCTTCCTCATCATCTTCATAGCCACCGTCTACTTCATGTCAAAGCCTCGCACCATCTACCTCGTTGACTATGCTTGCTTCAAACCTCCCGTAACATGCCGTGTTCCTTTTGCTACCTTCATGGAACACTCCAGACTCATCTTGAAGAACAACCCCAAGAGTGTCGAGTTTCAAATGAGGATTCTAGAACGTTCTGGCCTCGGTGAAGAGACCTGTCTCCCTCCCGCCATTCACTACATCCCTCCCAAACCCACCATGGAGGCTGCCAGAGGAGAGGCCGAGCTTGTTATTTTCTCTGCCATGGAATCTTTGTTCGCCAAAACTGGCCTCAAGCCCAAGGACATAGATATCCTCATAGTTAATTGCAGCCTCTTTTCTCCCACTCCTTCCTTGTCTGCTATGGTCATCAATAAGTTCAAGCTCAGAAGCAACATCAAGAGCTTCAACCTCTCCGGCATGGGTTGCAGTGCTGGCCTCATATCCATTGACATGGCACGTGACCTTCTTCAAGTCCACCCCAATTCAAACGCCGTCGTTGTCAGCACTGAGATCATAACTCCTAACTACTACCAGGGCAACGAGCGAGCCATGCTTCTTCCAAATTGCTTGTTCCGAATGGGGGGTGCTGCTATTTTGTTGTCAAACCGTAGGTCCGAACGTAGGAGAGCCAAGTACAGATTGGTACACGTTGTTCGAACACACAAAGGTGCTGACGACAAGGCCTACCGTTGTGTGTTTGAGGAGGAAGACAAAGAAGGGAAGGTGGGGATTTCACTCCAGAAGGATCTCATGGCTATTGCAGGTGAGGCTCTCAAGTCGAACATCACCACCATGGGTCCTCTTGTGCTTCCGGCTTCCGAGCAGTTACTCTTCCTTCTCACTCTTATTGGGAGGAAAATCTTCAACCCCAAATGGAAGCCTTATATTCCTGACTTCAAACAAGCGTTTGAGCACTTCTGCATCCACGCCGGTGGGCGTGCTGTGATCGATGAGTTGCAGAAAAATCTTCAGCTTTCTACTGAACATGTGGAGGCCTCTAGAATGACCCTGCACAGGTTCGGAAacacttcctcttcttctctttggTACGAGCTGAACTACATTGAATCAAAAGGAAGGATGAAGAGAGGAGATAGGGTGTGGCAGATAGCGTTCGGGAGTGGGTTTAAATGCAACAGTGCTGTGTGGAAGTGCAACAGAAACATCAAGACACCTGTTGATGGGCCTTGGTCTGATTGCATTGATCGTTATCCAGTTCACATCCCTGAGATCGTTAAGCTCTAG